AAGCTTTTGCCTTCATGgcagtgcgagtgacataaacaatatcaaactttgtgagcaagatttgccactttgccaatcTTCCAGttggcataggcttctgaaagatgtacttcaggggatccatttgggatatgaggtaagttgtataggccaaaagataatgcctaagcttctgggcgacccaggataaggcgcaacatgtcctttctaaaagaGTGTATTTTGCCTCATAGGTGgtgaactttttgctcaaataatatattgcttgttcctttttgcctgtggcatcatgttgacccagaacacaaccaaaagAACTATCCATTACTGACAGATATAAAAATAGAGGCCTTCCAGGTTCCGGCGGGACCAAAATAGGGGGATTTGACAAATATTACTTGATCTTATCAAAATCTTCTTggcactcatctgtccacttgatagcggcgttctttttcaacaacttgaaaatgggCTCACATGTGGTTGTAAGTTgcgcaatgaacctgctgatgtagttcaacctcccgagtAAACTCATGACTTCTATTTTGTTCTTCGTGGGAGGCAGCTCTCGAATGGTCTTTATCTTGGAGggatctaactcaatgcctcttcgacaaactataaaacccaaaagcttcccagaaggaactccaaatgctcatttggctggattgagtttgagattgtaCCTTCGTAGCCTTTCAAAGAACTTTTTTAAGTCTTGCACATGGTCAGCTTGTGTTCTGgacttaatgatcacatcatcaacatacacttcaatatctttgtgtatcatgtcatggaatatggtagtcatggccctcatgtaagttgcccctgcgttcttcaaaccaaatggcatgactctataataataagttccccatggagtggtgaaggcggtcttttctgcgtcttctttatccatcagaatttggtgatactcggcataacaatccacaaaaaatTGGATCTCATGTTTAGCACAATTGTCAacaaggatatgaatgttgggtaagggaaagttgtcctttggacttgctttgtttagatccctatagtcaacacaaactctgattttcccatccttctttggaaccggCACAACATTTGCTAACCATGTAGTATATCGGATGACCCTGATCACATTTGCACTTAGTTGCttcgtgatttcttctttaatcttatcacTCATGTTTGTCTTAAACTTCATTTGTTTTTGTTGGATTGGTGGAAAATTAGGGTATGTGGGAAGCTTATGAACTACTAAATCGGCACTCAAActtggcatgtcatcatacgaccaagcaaatACATCTCTGTACTCGaacaaaacttgaattatggCATCTCTAGTCTTTTGTTCAGTATGAATGCTTATTTTTGTTTCTCTGGTTTCTTCAGGACTTTCCAGGTTAATTGcctcagtttcatttaagttaggcttaggcttattctcaaattgatccaattccctttttatttccttaagagcctcatcttcatcatactcaacttcttgattcattatttctagattagacagctttttaagatctgggcatgaattTCGTGTGCATGTCATATTTTTAAAACCAGCATTAatgaaactgaaaatgataagaaattaacaaaaattagGGAAATAAAAAGACATAATTTTACTATAAAATTGGAACTTCACTTCATTGAATtagaaaggatagaagggttaacatcaaagaaaagtaattaaactaaaatatctggattacaacccttaaaataatccaaatacaTAAAAAGCAACAAAAcagactaccaagactccttcctaaTGGGAAGAGGAGTTACTTCCCAGTTATTGAGCGAGGTATCTGGACCAATCAACTGAATACTTGCACGGCTAGGGCCCTCACCAACTTGAACCATATTGATCTCATAGAACATCTCTTTGAGACCCTGGCAAACTTCATCAATGTCATCCTGAGTAGCAGGATTTTGGACTTCTTCAAattgtggcttgacaaaagagtaGGCAATGTGAGGGATTGGTTTGGACAAATTCCAACCATTCTTTTTGCGGGCCTTGGCTCTATCTGTGTCAGCTGATGTTGGTTTGAAACCCAAGCCAAAGGTATCTTTCTTCGAAAAAAGATCAATAGGGTTCACAATTCTCTGCAGAGAGGATCCTAATCCTTTTCCTGGTTCATAGTCATTCCTCAACATCAGCGCAACTGCTATCATGGATGTGGTTGAAAGACAGGGATACAGAATTAGTTTTCCTTCTTCCACTTGGTCAACCTCAATCACCTCAAAAGCTTGATATATGATGGATTCACACCCTTCCTTGGCCTCGATACATGGAAGGGACATGTCTTTATAGACGGATGAGTCGTCCTCCGCATGAATAACAACTTCTTGCCTGTCATACTCGAATTTGACTATTTGATGTAGGGTGGATGGTACAGCGCTGGCCatatgaatccatggccttcccagaAGAAAATTATAGGAAGTCTCCATATCCAACACTTGAAAGATAATGTTAAAATCAATCGGGCCGATTGTCATGGTGAGttcgatttccccaatagtgtctCTTCTTGAACCATCAAAAGATCTGATGCTGACATTACTAGTCTgaattctgttagtgtcaatgttCAGTTGTTGTAGAGTAGAAAAAAGGCATATATCTACAATTGAGCCTCCGTCAATCATGACTCATTTTACATAGTGCCCTTCACATTTCACCAAAAGATGCAAAGCTCTATTGTGCACAGCCCCTTCCTCAGGCAAATCATCATCGCTGAAAGTAATTCTATTTACTTCAAAGAATCTTTCAGCCATTTTTTCTAGCTGATTAATTGTTGTCTTTTCTGAGACATATGCCTCGTTAGGAGTTTTGATCAACACACGGCGATGCTCTTCCGAGTGCAAAAGCAGAGATAACAAAGATATCTCAGCAGGGGTTTTCCTTagttggtcaatgattgagtagtcTTCCATTTTCATCTTCTTAAGGAATTCCTCTCCTTCTTTTTCTGCAATGGGTTCTTTCATTGGCAAGTGACTTTCCCTGGCTTGCTTAGCTTTTCTCAATTCCTCTGGTGAGTAGTACCTTCCAGAGCGGGTCAAACCCTCtatttcatctatttcttcaactATCTCTTTTTCTCTGTATGTCATGACAGTCTTGTTATAATTCCAGGGAATAGGTTTTGTGTTTGTCACTGGGACTATTGCAACAAGTCGGATCACAATTGGCTCTGTTATATTTCTCAAACTATTATTCGGAACGATCTTTTGAATGCCCCCAGGGATGTAAAGTTTTGGCCCACCCAATTGAACCTCAACCTTTTTTGTGCTTCTAGGGACATAGAGAATCATTTTTTCAGAACCTACCAAGTTCAAACTAGAACTCGcacctttcacaatcaacggtgCCAATTGTGGTGGGCTCACTATCACTTTTGGTTCTTGCCCTATGGTCCCAACATCCATCTCTGTCTTTCCAGACTTCTTATAATCCCGATCATCAtaaatcatcccaataaaatatgtattatcATGAGCTGGGAGCAGATTGTTTATGATATTAGGAGTATCCTCATTATTTGTTACCACAATTGCCTTTGCTTCAATCAAATTTTCAATGGCTTTCTTTAATGTCCAACAATTTTCGGTACTATGACCTTGGGTGTTAGAGTGATACTCACATCTTGCATTGGAGTCAAAACCTTTTGAACTTGGATTCACATAATGTGGCATGATAGGTTCAATCAACTTCAGCTGCATCAACTTTCGATATAGGCTTGAATACGATTCCCCAATTGGGGTGAACTCTTTTTTTAGCTCATGTTCTCTCACATATTCCTGTCGAGGATGGGGATTATATGGCGCCTGAAAATTCGGCCGGAGTTGATGGGAGCCTTGTGGAATCGGTGTGCGCCATTGCTTGTGATTGGGAGGCCTAGCATAAGCATGAGCATTAAACACTGTGTATTGTTGTGGGGGAACTAAGTAATGGGGACCCTGAGATGGATAGTAATGTTGAGGAGAATTGGATTGTCCTTGTTGGAATTGCACATAAGAAGGAACTATTCTTCTTTGAACTCCCCCGAACCCAGATGCCATCATGGAtccttcctctttcttttttcgATTTCCGAAACTGCCTGATCCGCTTTGAATTGCTTGGGTGGTCGCCTTAAGGGCTGCCTGACTCACAATTTTTCCCGATTTCATGCCATTCTCAGCTATTTCACCAATCTTAATCGCCTCAGCGAAAGGTTTACCAATGGCGGCTAACATGTAATGGAGGTAATCAGGATCCTGAGCTTGGAGAAAATAGTCAATCATTTCTTCCTCTTTCATTGGTGGTTTGACCCTAGCAGCCTTTTCTCTCCACTTGATtacatattctctgaagctttctgttggtttcttctttatgttGACGAGAGAGGAGCGGTCTGGAACTATATCAATATTGTACTGAAACTGTTGggcaaaatcttgagccatgtcgtTCTAAATGTGCCAGTGAGATATGTCTTGATCTATAAACCACTCTGAAGCAATTCCTAtcaaactttccccaaaataatccATGAGTAATTCTTCTTTGCCTCCtgctccccttaattggttacaatacctcttcaaatgggcaacgggatcaccatgcccatcatacttgtcaaacttgggggtcttgaagccGGGTGGCAAATGAACATGGGGGAATATGCATAGATCATTAAACGAAACACTCTTGTGGCCTCCGAAACCCTGTATGTTTCTCATGGTTTGTTCCAGGCTCTtcatttttctggtcatttcctTTTGTTCCATATTCTTGTCGGGTTTTTCGATCTCGATTGGGAACACATTCTGAGGAGTATGCTTGTATGAATCTGGAATCTTGAAAGCCAGTTTTGGAgagtaatattgggcatcatgagcattCATTTGTGGATCAttgttggacttttgagtaagaGTCGGTTGAGGAACAGTGAAAGTAGGGACAATGGATACAGTAGGTGGGTCATTTCTGAGGGGTGCCATTGGAGGACGTGGAATGGAGGTACTGGGGATAGTGGGAAGGTTAATGCTCGGACTAAATCCAGGTTGGTACAATGGGTTACTTGTTATGGAGATGGGCATTTGATTTGCAATTAACACATTATGAAGATTATCCGAAGGCGGCGGTGCATGTCTATtcacccaggcttggtacatctctgccaATTGTTGTTTCAAGACTCTTACTTTTTCAACCAGTCCTGAACCTTGTTCAACTAATTGTCCATGGACATCATCATTATCTGACTCATTCTCACTATTGTTTGCCATTCTACtttttccttttgatcttgtgttgtaagggtgagtcgccagtttaaaccacaaaccaaccacctctgtTTAACTTTATCTTTTAAAATGACAAACAACAAACGTGTTAGAGTTAGGCATTTTGCAGATATTAATCACACATTGTATGTCATGCACCTAATGCCATTTTCATTTCTAAAATGATCTTGGAAGGCTTCATGCTTCATCCCGGcttattgatttatttcctctTGTATTTaatgctctttttttctttcctctttttttttcctttcttttttagattaattatggctatgatcgcatccgatgaggatttcctacgtatcatgacgccgcatgaatcagaccattacgtagttcaggggagaaataataacaattttgattttttttttataaaaataaaataaaacaaactaaaatatttttcattcattttcaatcaatttttttatatatacaatgagagaaaagaaaatatatagaAATTGACTCTACTAACTCTAAAGACATGAACATGACtggaataaaataaatattgataAGAATAAAAGACtccaaatattaaattaaaatgcGACAAACGAAAATGAAACTAAAAGCTAATTGATTGCACTAAAACTTTAGTCTTCAATGGTCTTCTTGCTTAAATTGATATCATCAATGATCTATATCTCTTGGCCTCAATTCTCCCCCCAAAGTCTCGTACAAATTTTGAAACACCACGGGCAACTGTGGGACGAGGGCACGTGCCTGTTGACCAACTTTCTCATTGTTTAGATGGCGATGATCATCATGCATATATGCTGCTTTTTCTGTCAATCAAAGTACTTGCTCTCTAGCTTGCCCCATATTCACGTGACAATTCTGCAACCACATCTGGTAGTGTTGAGGGCGTGCCCTATCTGAGCCTCCCGTCCCTCATATTCTTCAATGCGACGGTTTAGCACACCTCTCTCAATCATCTACTGACGTCGCTCTGCCTCAAAATCTGCATGTTGATGACCCCTCTTctgcctttttattttttctaattgtgCATGAAGCTGACCCTTTGAGCGTATCCAGTGGGCCCTTTCTCTTTTAAACTGCTCTTTCTGCTGATCAAACTCCAATTGTTGTTGGTGCGCATCCTATTCAATGATACTCAAGTATTCTTGCAACTTATGTATTTCAGCATTTTTGTTCGCCTCAACTCTTCTGACTAAACCAATCATGTTTGCCAGTTCTTCTTCTAAGCGGGCCGCCTCATTTTTAGCATGTTTTAGATCTTTATCCATGACCCGTAAGGCAAATTGATAATCTTTctcaatatttaaataaatctgAGCGACTCCGGCTTGTTGCTTGGCTATGGTCATCTGAGCATGCTCCAATTCCTCTTTCAGCCTTTCTAT
This DNA window, taken from Nicotiana tabacum cultivar K326 chromosome 4, ASM71507v2, whole genome shotgun sequence, encodes the following:
- the LOC107816508 gene encoding uncharacterized protein LOC107816508; its protein translation is MANNSENESDNDDVHGQLVEQGSGLVEKVRVLKQQLAEMYQAWVNRHAPPPSDNLHNVLIANQMPISITSNPLYQPGFSPSINLPTIPSTSIPRPPMAPLRNDPPTVSIVPTFTVPQPTLTQKSNNDPQMNAHDAQYYSPKLAFKIPDSYKHTPQNVFPIEIEKPDKNMEQKEMTRKMKSLEQTMRNIQGFGGHKSVSFNDLCIFPHNDMAQDFAQQFQYNIDIVPDRSSLVNIKKKPTESFREYVIKWREKAARVKPPMKEEEMIDYFLQAQDPDYLHYMLAAIGKPFAEAIKIGEIAENGMKSGKIVSQAALKATTQAIQSGSGSFGNRKKKEEGSMMASGFGGVQRRIVPSYVQFQQGQSNSPQHYYPSQGPHYLVPPQQYTVFNAHAYARPPNHKQWRTPIPQGSHQLRPNFQAPYNPHPRQEYVREHELKKEFTPIGESYSSLYRKLMQLKLIEPIMPHYVNPSSKGFDSNARCEYHSNTQGHSTENCWTLKKAIENLIEAKAIVVTNNEDTPNIINNLLPAHDNTYFIGMIYDDRDYKKSGKTEMDVGTIGQEPKVIVSPPQLAPLIVKGASSSLNLVGSEKMILYVPRSTKKVEVQLGGPKLYIPGGIQKIVPNNSLRNITEPIVIRLVAIVPVTNTKPIPWNYNKTVMTYREKEIVEEIDEIEGLTRSGRYYSPEELRKAKQARESHLPMKEPIAEKEGEEFLKKMKMEDYSIIDQLRKTPAEISLLSLLLHSEEHRRVLIKTPNEAYVSEKTTINQLEKMAERFFEVNRITFSDDDLPEEGAVHNRALHLLVKCEGHYVK